A window of the Streptomyces sp. Ag109_O5-10 genome harbors these coding sequences:
- a CDS encoding folylpolyglutamate synthase/dihydrofolate synthase family protein yields MSDLPPRDPHESFDGDFEDGSEDGFDEIVEAETERDPDLAVIEAGSRTLRTRGGPQQADVPGRPEDPEVDRALREVEAELATRWGETKLEPSVTRIAALMDVLGEPQRSYPSIHITGTNGKTSTARMIEALLGAFELRTGRYTSPHVQSITERISLDGAPVSAERFIDTYNDLKPYVEMVDAQQEYRLSFFEVLTGMAYAAFADAPVDVAVVEVGMGGSWDATNVIDGDVAVVTPIDLDHTDRLGETTAEIAGEKSGIIKQDATVILAQQPVDAAQVLLKKAVEVDATVAREGLEFGVVARQVAVGGQLLTLRGLGGEYDEVYLPLHGPYQAHNAAVALAAVEAFFGVGAQRPEPLDIDTVRKAFAAVSAPGRLEVVRRSPTVVLDAAHNPAGARATAEAVGEAFDFSRLIGVVGASGDKNVRGLLEAFEPIFAEVVVTQNSSHRAMDADELAAVAVEVFGEDRVQVEPRLPDALEAAITLAEEEGEFAGGGVLVTGSVITVGEARLLLGRA; encoded by the coding sequence GTGAGTGATCTGCCCCCGCGCGACCCCCATGAGAGCTTCGACGGCGACTTCGAGGACGGCTCCGAGGACGGCTTCGACGAGATCGTCGAGGCCGAGACGGAACGCGACCCCGATCTCGCGGTGATCGAGGCCGGCAGCCGGACCCTGCGCACCCGGGGCGGCCCGCAGCAGGCCGACGTCCCGGGCCGCCCCGAGGACCCCGAGGTCGACCGGGCCCTGCGCGAGGTGGAGGCGGAGCTCGCCACCCGCTGGGGCGAGACCAAGCTGGAGCCGTCGGTCACCAGGATCGCGGCCCTCATGGACGTGCTGGGCGAGCCGCAGCGGTCGTACCCCTCGATCCACATCACCGGCACCAACGGCAAGACCTCCACCGCCCGCATGATCGAGGCCCTGCTCGGCGCCTTCGAACTCCGTACCGGCCGCTACACCAGCCCGCACGTGCAGTCGATCACCGAGCGCATCAGTCTCGACGGCGCCCCCGTCTCCGCCGAGCGGTTCATCGATACGTACAACGACCTCAAGCCCTACGTCGAGATGGTCGACGCGCAGCAGGAGTACCGGCTCTCCTTCTTCGAGGTGCTGACCGGCATGGCGTACGCGGCGTTCGCGGACGCCCCCGTGGACGTCGCCGTCGTCGAGGTCGGCATGGGCGGCTCCTGGGACGCGACGAACGTGATCGACGGGGACGTCGCCGTCGTCACCCCCATCGACCTCGACCACACCGACCGGCTCGGCGAGACCACCGCGGAGATCGCCGGCGAGAAGTCCGGCATCATCAAGCAGGACGCCACCGTGATCCTGGCCCAGCAGCCGGTCGACGCGGCGCAGGTGCTCCTGAAGAAGGCCGTCGAGGTGGACGCCACCGTCGCCCGCGAGGGCCTGGAGTTCGGCGTCGTCGCCCGCCAGGTCGCCGTCGGCGGCCAGCTGCTCACCCTGCGCGGCCTCGGCGGCGAGTACGACGAGGTCTACCTGCCCCTGCACGGCCCCTACCAGGCCCACAACGCGGCCGTCGCCCTGGCGGCGGTGGAGGCGTTCTTCGGCGTCGGCGCCCAGCGCCCCGAGCCCCTGGACATCGACACCGTCCGCAAGGCCTTCGCGGCCGTCTCGGCCCCGGGCCGCCTCGAAGTCGTACGACGCTCGCCCACCGTCGTCCTCGACGCCGCCCACAACCCGGCCGGCGCCCGCGCCACCGCCGAGGCCGTCGGCGAGGCCTTCGACTTCAGCCGGCTGATCGGCGTGGTCGGGGCCAGCGGCGACAAGAACGTCCGCGGCCTCCTGGAGGCCTTCGAGCCGATCTTCGCCGAGGTCGTCGTCACCCAGAACTCCAGCCACCGCGCGATGGACGCGGACGAGCTGGCCGCGGTCGCCGTCGAGGTGTTCGGCGAGGACCGCGTCCAGGTCGAGCCGCGGCTGCCCGACGCCCTGGAGGCCGCGATCACGCTGGCCGAGGAGGAGGGCGAGTTCGCGGGCGGCGGCGTCCTCGTCACCGGCTCCGTCATCACCGTCGGCGAGGCCCGACTGCTCCTCGGGAGGGCCTGA
- a CDS encoding DUF4233 domain-containing protein codes for MRTLCSSTLIGEFFVIGFAALVAMKDPGLSASTVWLVSGIAMFLCLALCGVLTRPGGVALGWALQIALVASGIYVPTMYFMGAIFAGLWWASVHYGRKIDEAKARFAAQSAQDSPSGA; via the coding sequence ATGCGCACGCTCTGCTCGTCCACCCTGATCGGCGAGTTCTTCGTCATCGGCTTCGCCGCACTGGTCGCCATGAAGGACCCCGGCCTCTCCGCCTCCACGGTGTGGCTGGTCAGCGGCATCGCCATGTTCCTCTGCCTGGCCCTGTGCGGCGTGCTCACCCGCCCCGGCGGCGTCGCCCTCGGCTGGGCCCTGCAGATCGCCCTGGTCGCGTCCGGGATCTACGTCCCGACCATGTACTTCATGGGCGCGATCTTCGCGGGCCTGTGGTGGGCGTCCGTCCACTACGGCAGGAAGATCGACGAGGCCAAGGCCCGCTTCGCGGCGCAGAGCGCCCAGGACAGCCCGTCGGGTGCCTGA
- the ndk gene encoding nucleoside-diphosphate kinase has protein sequence MTQRTLVLLKPDAVRRGLTGEIISRIERKAGWQITALELRTLERATLEQHYAEHVGKPFYEPLVEFMSAGPSVALIVEGERVIEGIRALAGPTDPIAAAPGSIRGDFGVIVRENLIHASDSEESAEREVKIFFPGRA, from the coding sequence GTGACCCAGCGCACCCTCGTCCTGCTCAAGCCCGACGCCGTTCGTCGGGGCCTGACCGGCGAGATCATCAGCCGTATCGAGCGCAAGGCCGGCTGGCAGATCACCGCGCTGGAGCTGCGCACCCTGGAGCGCGCCACGCTGGAGCAGCACTACGCCGAGCACGTCGGCAAGCCGTTCTACGAGCCGCTGGTCGAGTTCATGTCCGCCGGCCCGTCCGTCGCCCTGATCGTCGAGGGCGAGCGGGTCATCGAGGGCATCCGCGCCCTGGCCGGCCCCACCGACCCGATCGCCGCCGCGCCCGGCTCCATCCGCGGTGACTTCGGTGTGATCGTCCGCGAGAACCTGATCCACGCGTCCGACTCCGAGGAGTCCGCCGAGCGCGAGGTCAAGATCTTCTTCCCCGGCCGCGCGTAG
- a CDS encoding rod shape-determining protein has product MSFIGRDMAVDLGTANTLVYVRGRGIVLNEPSVVAINTNTGGILAVGAEAKKMIGRTPGNIVAVRPLKDGVIADFEITERMLRYFILKIHKRRYLARPRVVVCVPSGITGVERRAVIEASSQAGARQVHIIEEPMAAAIGSGLPVHEATGNMVVDIGGGTTEVAVISLGGIVTAQSIRVAGDELDNAIIQHIKKEYSLLLGERTAEQIKITIGSAYELDSDEHTEIRGRDLVSGLPKTVVISAAEVRKAIEEPVNAIVDAVKTTLDKCPPELSGDIMDRGIVLTGGGALLRGLDERLRRETGMPIHIAEDPLDSVALGSGKCVEEFEALQQVLDAQPRR; this is encoded by the coding sequence ATGTCGTTCATCGGCCGTGACATGGCTGTCGACCTCGGGACCGCCAACACGCTGGTGTACGTCAGGGGTCGCGGGATCGTACTCAACGAACCGTCCGTTGTCGCGATCAATACGAACACCGGTGGAATTCTCGCGGTCGGCGCGGAGGCGAAGAAGATGATCGGGCGCACGCCCGGCAACATCGTCGCCGTGCGGCCGCTGAAGGACGGCGTGATCGCCGACTTCGAGATCACCGAGCGGATGCTGCGCTACTTCATCCTCAAGATCCACAAGCGCCGGTACCTCGCGCGGCCGCGCGTGGTGGTGTGCGTGCCCTCCGGCATCACGGGTGTCGAGCGCCGTGCCGTCATCGAGGCGTCGTCCCAGGCAGGTGCCCGCCAGGTGCACATCATCGAGGAGCCCATGGCCGCCGCCATCGGCTCCGGTCTGCCGGTCCACGAGGCCACCGGCAACATGGTGGTGGACATCGGCGGCGGCACCACGGAGGTCGCGGTCATCTCGCTCGGCGGCATCGTCACCGCCCAGTCCATCCGCGTCGCGGGCGACGAACTGGACAACGCGATCATCCAGCACATCAAGAAGGAGTACTCGCTCCTCCTCGGTGAGCGGACGGCCGAACAGATCAAGATCACGATCGGTTCGGCGTACGAACTCGACTCCGACGAACACACCGAGATCCGCGGCCGGGACCTGGTCTCCGGCCTGCCCAAGACCGTCGTCATCTCGGCCGCCGAGGTCCGCAAGGCGATCGAGGAGCCGGTCAACGCGATCGTGGACGCCGTCAAGACCACCCTCGACAAGTGCCCGCCGGAGCTGTCCGGCGACATCATGGACAGGGGAATCGTTCTGACCGGCGGCGGAGCCCTGCTGCGCGGTCTGGACGAGCGGCTGCGCCGGGAGACCGGCATGCCGATCCACATCGCCGAGGACCCGCTGGACAGCGTGGCGCTCGGCTCGGGCAAGTGCGTCGAGGAGTTCGAAGCGCTCCAGCAGGTCCTGGACGCCCAGCCGCGCAGATGA
- the mreC gene encoding rod shape-determining protein MreC, protein MRDTKESRLLLVLLIAIAFALITVDIRGGRNSPVDGARQAAAGVFGPIENGMSTVVDPVGNAVSAVRDSGDRHDRLARLEKQNATLKAKLGSDDRNRSRLGQLEKMLNVAAEGQYGIKGAQVIAIGSAQGFSWTVTIDVGYNDGIKRDMTVLNGNGLVGRVTTVGPDASTVLLANDPDFTVGTRMEGSDELGFASGQGDRPLRVELLDSKAEVKKGDRLVTFGSQGDKPFVPGVPVGTVTRVDPSNGGLTRTLYVTPFVSFTKLDIVGVVVQAPKKDPRDEVLPAKPKPTPTPTVTVTVTPSADASANASATTGQQQ, encoded by the coding sequence GTGAGGGACACGAAAGAGAGCCGGCTGCTCCTGGTGCTGCTGATCGCCATCGCGTTCGCGCTGATCACGGTGGACATCCGAGGTGGCAGGAACTCCCCGGTCGACGGCGCCCGGCAGGCCGCGGCCGGCGTCTTCGGCCCGATCGAGAACGGCATGTCGACGGTGGTGGACCCGGTCGGGAACGCCGTCTCCGCCGTCCGCGACTCCGGCGACCGGCACGACCGGCTGGCCCGGCTGGAGAAGCAGAACGCGACCCTCAAGGCGAAGCTCGGCAGCGACGACCGCAACCGCAGCCGCCTCGGTCAGCTGGAGAAGATGCTCAACGTCGCCGCCGAGGGCCAGTACGGCATCAAGGGCGCCCAGGTCATCGCCATAGGGTCGGCGCAGGGCTTCTCCTGGACCGTCACCATCGACGTCGGCTACAACGACGGCATCAAGCGGGACATGACCGTCCTCAACGGCAACGGCCTGGTCGGCCGCGTGACCACGGTCGGCCCCGACGCCTCCACCGTGCTGCTCGCCAACGACCCCGACTTCACCGTCGGCACCCGCATGGAGGGCAGCGACGAACTCGGCTTCGCCTCCGGACAGGGCGACCGCCCGCTGCGCGTCGAACTCCTCGACAGCAAGGCCGAGGTGAAGAAGGGCGACCGGCTCGTCACCTTCGGCTCCCAGGGCGACAAGCCGTTCGTGCCCGGCGTCCCGGTCGGCACGGTCACCCGCGTGGACCCGTCCAACGGCGGCCTGACCCGCACCCTGTACGTCACGCCGTTCGTGTCCTTCACCAAGCTCGACATCGTCGGCGTGGTCGTCCAGGCACCGAAGAAGGACCCGCGCGACGAGGTGCTCCCGGCCAAGCCGAAGCCGACCCCCACCCCGACGGTGACCGTCACGGTCACCCCGTCCGCCGACGCGAGCGCCAACGCGTCCGCCACCACCGGCCAGCAGCAGTAG
- the mreD gene encoding rod shape-determining protein MreD, with protein sequence MRVNRILLSAALVVVALVIQVSVLARLHLPGAVPDLMLLTVLGLAMVYGHVGGALVGFGAGLLADLAPPADHAAGRYALVLCVVGYCAGLIKPENGRLKSATGPMLVVVAAAVGSTLLYAGVGALVGDTAARHVGMTSLLITAALYDLLLAPFVVPGVMALARRADNDPLTEANSGGKAGDISAGWISSGTGMRIGGQRGGLGSLRVKARTRNVRVGRIKGVKRL encoded by the coding sequence ATGCGTGTCAACCGGATCCTGCTCTCCGCCGCCCTGGTCGTCGTCGCGCTGGTGATCCAGGTCAGCGTCCTCGCCCGCCTGCACCTGCCCGGCGCCGTCCCCGACCTCATGCTGCTCACCGTCCTCGGCCTCGCCATGGTCTACGGCCACGTGGGCGGCGCCCTCGTCGGCTTCGGCGCCGGACTCCTCGCCGACCTCGCCCCGCCCGCCGACCACGCGGCCGGCCGCTACGCCCTGGTGCTCTGCGTCGTCGGCTACTGCGCCGGGCTCATCAAGCCGGAGAACGGCCGCCTGAAGTCCGCGACCGGCCCGATGCTCGTCGTGGTCGCCGCCGCCGTCGGCTCCACCCTGCTGTACGCCGGCGTCGGCGCCCTCGTCGGCGACACCGCCGCCCGGCACGTCGGCATGACCAGCCTGCTCATCACGGCCGCCCTGTACGACCTGCTGCTCGCCCCGTTCGTGGTCCCCGGCGTCATGGCCCTGGCCCGCCGCGCCGACAACGACCCGCTCACCGAGGCCAACTCCGGCGGGAAGGCCGGTGACATCTCCGCGGGGTGGATCTCCTCCGGCACCGGGATGCGCATCGGCGGGCAGCGCGGCGGCCTCGGCAGCCTGAGGGTGAAGGCCCGCACCCGCAACGTCCGCGTCGGCCGCATCAAGGGGGTCAAGCGCCTGTGA
- the mrdA gene encoding penicillin-binding protein 2 encodes MTNIPETGRTPRVQIRLVVIQILVLSLLGTLGGRLWYLQIREGSAYQKEASGNHVQQVVDPAVRGSILDARGVPLADNETRLVVSASRTDLLKQKDDGKAVLTKLAGVLGMKPEDVVQKVRLCDAKTPQPCWNGSPYQPIPITDEATAKQALQIRERSEDFPGITAEPEAVRRYAGPGKSNTAQVLGYLSPVTDEEIQQAKDTASPYLRSDQVGRSGLEREYDKELRGKAGVTRYEVDNLGRVIGKAKSDAAEPGSNLVTSIDSRVQRVAEYELDRAMKAARQQYDSITHENYKADSGAVIVMEAKTGRIVAMASAPTYDPNVWVGGISAKDYKALTGKDSDYPLLNRAIQGQAAPGSTFKVVSTAAAVNAGYAWDGGYPCTSSYSVGGQVFKNFEGENFGDISLGRALEVSCDTVFYGLADREWKKDGGINPKPGEPKDYFFKTAHQFGLGKETGIDLPNEVTGRVPDRQWKIDYWKANKDAWCKSGKKDGTYVEKIEYENCLEGNKMREGDEINYSIGQGDTLVTPLQEAMIYGAVANGGTEYQPTIGKAIVSADGRTVQEIKPKVVRKLPVTQATLKGMDEAFAGVITRGTAAWKFGGWPQDKIALHGKTGTAEVYGKQTTSWLATYSKDYTVIMTISQAGTGSGASGEAVRNIYSALYGVAADGSIDKNKALLYTPQKGLPKVRTDGTIDSPKVSKDPAKDFQVFSKQGDKTTGDGQPPAATTASPSTGNSNTRRRARKRGSRRMLT; translated from the coding sequence GTGACCAACATTCCCGAGACAGGTCGGACCCCACGTGTCCAGATCCGTCTCGTCGTCATCCAGATCCTCGTCCTCTCCCTGCTCGGTACCCTCGGCGGCCGTCTGTGGTATCTGCAGATCCGCGAAGGCTCCGCGTACCAGAAGGAGGCCTCCGGCAACCACGTCCAGCAGGTCGTCGACCCCGCCGTGCGCGGCTCGATCCTGGACGCCCGCGGAGTCCCCCTCGCGGACAACGAGACCCGGCTGGTGGTCTCCGCCTCCCGCACCGACCTGCTCAAGCAGAAGGACGACGGCAAGGCCGTCCTGACCAAGCTCGCCGGCGTCCTCGGGATGAAGCCCGAGGACGTCGTGCAGAAGGTCCGCCTCTGCGACGCCAAGACCCCCCAGCCCTGCTGGAACGGCTCGCCGTACCAGCCGATCCCGATCACCGACGAGGCCACCGCCAAGCAGGCCCTGCAGATCCGCGAGCGTTCCGAGGACTTCCCCGGCATCACCGCCGAGCCCGAGGCCGTCCGCCGCTACGCGGGCCCCGGCAAGTCCAACACCGCCCAGGTCCTCGGCTACCTCTCCCCGGTCACCGACGAGGAGATCCAGCAGGCCAAGGACACCGCCTCCCCCTACCTGCGCTCCGACCAGGTCGGCCGGTCCGGCCTGGAGCGCGAGTACGACAAGGAGCTGCGCGGCAAGGCCGGCGTCACCCGCTACGAGGTCGACAACCTCGGCCGCGTCATCGGCAAGGCCAAGTCCGACGCCGCCGAGCCCGGTTCCAACCTGGTCACCAGCATCGACTCCCGCGTCCAGCGGGTCGCCGAGTACGAGCTGGACAGGGCGATGAAGGCCGCCCGCCAGCAGTACGACAGCATCACCCACGAGAACTACAAGGCCGACTCCGGCGCCGTCATCGTGATGGAGGCCAAGACCGGCCGGATCGTCGCCATGGCCTCCGCCCCGACCTACGACCCGAACGTGTGGGTCGGCGGCATCTCCGCCAAGGACTACAAGGCCCTCACCGGCAAGGACTCCGACTACCCGCTGCTCAACAGGGCCATACAGGGTCAGGCGGCCCCCGGTTCGACGTTCAAGGTGGTCTCCACCGCCGCCGCGGTCAACGCCGGCTACGCCTGGGACGGCGGCTACCCCTGCACCAGCTCCTACTCGGTCGGCGGCCAGGTCTTCAAGAACTTCGAGGGCGAGAACTTCGGCGACATCTCGCTGGGCCGTGCCCTGGAGGTCTCCTGCGACACCGTCTTCTACGGCCTCGCTGACCGCGAGTGGAAGAAGGACGGCGGCATCAATCCCAAGCCGGGCGAGCCGAAGGACTACTTCTTCAAGACCGCCCACCAGTTCGGCCTCGGCAAGGAGACCGGCATCGACCTGCCCAACGAGGTCACCGGCCGCGTCCCCGACCGCCAGTGGAAGATCGACTACTGGAAGGCCAACAAGGACGCCTGGTGCAAGTCCGGGAAGAAGGACGGCACCTACGTCGAGAAGATCGAGTACGAGAACTGCCTCGAAGGCAACAAGATGCGCGAGGGCGACGAGATCAACTACTCCATCGGCCAGGGCGACACCCTCGTCACGCCGCTCCAGGAGGCGATGATCTACGGCGCCGTGGCCAACGGCGGCACCGAGTACCAGCCGACCATCGGCAAGGCGATCGTCAGCGCCGACGGCAGGACCGTCCAGGAGATCAAGCCCAAGGTGGTCCGCAAGCTGCCGGTCACCCAGGCCACCCTCAAGGGCATGGACGAGGCCTTCGCGGGCGTCATCACCCGCGGTACCGCGGCCTGGAAGTTCGGCGGCTGGCCGCAGGACAAGATCGCCCTGCACGGCAAGACCGGTACCGCCGAGGTCTACGGCAAGCAGACCACGTCCTGGCTCGCCACCTACAGCAAGGACTACACGGTCATCATGACCATCTCCCAGGCCGGTACCGGTTCCGGTGCCTCCGGTGAGGCGGTCCGCAACATCTACAGCGCGCTGTACGGCGTGGCGGCCGACGGCTCCATCGACAAGAACAAGGCGCTGCTCTACACCCCGCAGAAGGGCCTGCCGAAGGTCCGCACGGACGGCACCATCGACTCCCCGAAGGTCTCCAAGGACCCGGCGAAGGACTTCCAGGTCTTCTCCAAGCAGGGCGACAAGACCACCGGCGACGGGCAGCCCCCGGCGGCCACCACGGCCTCACCGTCCACGGGCAACAGCAACACCCGCAGACGAGCCCGCAAGCGGGGAAGCCGGAGGATGCTCACATGA